In Rana temporaria chromosome 3, aRanTem1.1, whole genome shotgun sequence, a single window of DNA contains:
- the LOC120930778 gene encoding olfactory receptor 1020-like produces MGVKNKTQVTVFEFSGLTDDKLFAQFLFVLFLMVYIVALLGNIGMMAMVHILPSLHTPMYYLLRYLSMVDLFYSSVVTPKMLSDLLSERKLITIIGCTLQFYFFCALAGTEILVLSVMAYDRYVAICHPLHYVSVMTNGKCLRLVILSFFIAFVQSVAQTSSLFSLEFCNSNLIDHFYCDIPPLARLSCSKIHICTIVTLFFGGSCCLCSMTIILVSYIFIMNSVLRINSAAGRRKAFSTCSSHLMCSTIFYVAVVCAYFHPSSSTLKTQEKVSSVFYTVVTPMVNPLIYSLRNQEVKKAIIRLLQKRSHSHM; encoded by the coding sequence ATGGGTGTCAAGAACAAGACTCAAGTGACCGTGTTTGAATTTTCTGGTCTCACTGATGATAAATTGTTTGCCCAGTTCCTCTTTGTGCTCTTTTTAATGGTTTACATAGTGGCCTTGCTTGGAAACATTGGGATGATGGCAATGGTACATATTTTACCCAGCCTCCACACTCCAATGTACTACTTACTGAGATATCTGTCTATGGTGGACCTCTTCTACTCTTCAGTAGTTACTCCTAAAATGTTGTCTGACCTCCTTTCCGAGAGAAAATTAATCACAATTATAGGTTGCACTCTTCAATTCTACTTCTTTTGTGCACTGGCAGGCACAGAGATCTTGGTCCTCTCGGTCATGGCGTATGACCGATATGTTGCTATATGCCACCCTCTCCACTACGTCTCAGTTATGACTAATGGGAAATGTCTTCGTCTTGTGATTCTCTCATTCTTTATTGCCTTTGTGCAGTCAGTTGCACAGACCAGCAGTCTATTTAGTCTTGaattctgtaactctaaccttaTAGACCACTTCTACTGTGACATCCCTCCACTGGCCAGGCTGTCCTGTTCCAAAATCCACATCTGCACCATCGTCACCCTTTTCTTTGGGGGTTCTTGTTGCTTATGTTCAATGACAATCATCCTGGTCTCCTACATCTTCATCATGAATTCTGTCTTACGGATAAACTCTGCGGCTGGCAGGAGGAAAGCATTTAGCACCTGCTCCTCACATCTGATGTGTTCTACCATCTTCTATGTTGCAGTTGTCTGTGCTTACTTTCATCCATCCTCCAGTACCCTCAAAACACAGGAAAAGGTATCCTCTGTATTCTACACGGTGGTGACTCCAATGGTAAATCCTCTTATCTACAGCCTGAGGAACCAAGAGGTGAAAAAGGCCATCATAAGACTGCTTCAAAAGCGTTCCCATTCACATATGTGA
- the LOC120930779 gene encoding olfactory receptor 1020-like, translated as MFEFSGLSDDKKLSKFLFIFFLLVYMMTIVGNLAIIALVYAFSSLHTPMYFFLSSLSLVDIFYSSVITPNMLINFLSTKKSISFVGCALQLYLFCAFASTETLLLSTMSYDCYVAICHPLHYALIITKKKCFCLVLYSSLICFLQSIAHTSCVFSLPFCGSNLIDHFYCDIPPLLKLSCSSTFHCYLVTGTLVIAYGVYTFVSIFLSYTFIFLSIFKIKSTKGRQKAFSTCTSHIITVSIFFTAVFFTYLHPHSGVLKIQDKVTSVFFTVVTPMLNPLIYSLRNQEVKKFLAQAKQKIMLRFIV; from the coding sequence ATGTTTGAGTTTTCTGGACTATCCGATGATAAAAAACTTAGCAAATTTCtcttcattttctttttattggtGTACATGATGACCATTGTGGGAAACTTGGCTATAATAGCCCTTGTCTATGCCTTCTCCAGCCTTCACACCCCAATGTACTTCTTCCTGAGTAGCCTCTCTTTAGTAGACATTTTTTACTCCTCAGTTATTACTCCAAATATGTTGATTAACTTCCTTTCCACTAAGAAGTCCATTTCATTTGTTGGTTGCGCCCTtcagctttatttattttgtgcattCGCAAGCACTGAGACCCTTCTCCTCTCTACCATGTCGTATGACTGTTATGTGGCTATCTGCCACCCTCTCCATTACGCACTAATAATAACCAagaagaaatgtttttgtttggTACTTTATTCTTCCTTAATTTGTTTCTTGCAGTCAATTGCACATACCAGTTGTGTGTTTAGTCTTCCATTCTGTGGATCAAACCTTATTGACCATTTCTACTGTGACATCCCACCACTGCTGAAACTATCCTGCTCCAGCACTTTCCATTGCTATCTGGTAACTGGCACCCTTGTAATAGCCTATGGAGTATATACATTTGTGTCAATCTTCCTGTCatacacttttatatttctttcaaTTTTTAAGATAAAATCCACTAAGGGCAGACAGAAGGCTTTCAGTACATGCACCTCACATATTATTACTGTCTCCATTTTCTTCACAGCTGTTTTCTTCACCTATCTTCATCCTCATTCAGGGGTCTTAAAAATACAAGACAAAGTGACCTCTGTCTTCTTTACAGTAGTTACTCCAATGCTAAATCCGCTTATCTACAGCCTAAGGAACCAAGAGGTGAAGAAATTCCTTGCCCAAGCAAAGCAAAAAATCATGCTTAGATTTATAGTATAG